One part of the Thiothrix nivea DSM 5205 genome encodes these proteins:
- the mqo gene encoding malate dehydrogenase (quinone), whose product MAVKNVNVLLVGGGIMSATLGVLLKQLDPLLTISLVEKLNDVAEESTSGWNNAGTGHAAYCELNYTPEKQDGSIDASKAFAINESFERTLQFWAWLVRQQALPQPSSFINPTPHLSFVWGEKNVAFLRKRFAAIGDHPMFAGMEYSEDLEVLREWIPLVMEGRDPTQPVAGTRIKHGTDVNFGSLSRSMVGYLQAQDNVDLLLKHSVQELEKQSDGKWRVTVREAGSFTSKYIIADFVFLGAGGGALPLLQKSGIAESVGYGGFPVSGQWLVCKKPEIVKQHLAKVYGKASIGAPPMSVPHLDTRIIDGEKALLFGPFAGFTTKFLKQGSFLDLFASIRPNNLWPMLKVGLGSFDLIRYLVTEVMQNHADRMNALREYFPNARDEDWTLATAGQRVQIIKKDPQKGGKLEFGTEVISAADGSLAALLGASPGASVTVTAMLQVLEKCFPQQMATPEWKARLKDMIPSYGESLVDNVSLLKQIRHDTLSTLGLLEAEKAPRTPVQAMA is encoded by the coding sequence ATGGCTGTGAAGAATGTAAACGTGTTGCTGGTTGGGGGCGGTATCATGAGTGCTACCCTTGGAGTGTTGTTAAAACAGCTTGACCCATTGTTGACAATTAGCTTGGTAGAAAAGCTGAATGATGTCGCTGAAGAAAGCACCTCTGGCTGGAACAACGCAGGCACTGGTCACGCGGCCTATTGCGAACTCAACTATACGCCAGAAAAGCAGGACGGCAGCATCGACGCCAGCAAGGCTTTTGCCATCAATGAATCCTTTGAACGCACCTTGCAATTCTGGGCCTGGCTGGTACGTCAGCAGGCATTGCCACAACCCTCAAGCTTCATTAACCCGACGCCACACCTAAGCTTCGTCTGGGGGGAAAAGAACGTTGCGTTCCTGCGCAAGCGTTTTGCCGCCATTGGCGATCACCCCATGTTTGCGGGGATGGAATACAGTGAGGATCTTGAGGTCTTGCGCGAATGGATACCACTGGTCATGGAAGGGCGTGACCCAACCCAACCAGTGGCGGGAACCCGCATCAAGCACGGGACGGATGTCAATTTCGGTTCCCTGAGCCGCAGCATGGTCGGCTATCTGCAAGCCCAGGATAATGTTGACTTGTTGCTCAAGCATTCTGTACAGGAGCTGGAAAAACAGTCGGATGGCAAATGGCGGGTGACGGTGCGGGAAGCAGGTTCGTTTACCAGCAAATACATCATTGCCGATTTTGTCTTCCTCGGTGCAGGCGGTGGTGCTTTGCCACTGTTGCAAAAATCCGGCATCGCCGAAAGTGTCGGTTATGGTGGTTTCCCGGTCAGCGGCCAGTGGCTGGTATGCAAAAAGCCCGAAATCGTCAAGCAGCATCTGGCCAAGGTGTATGGCAAGGCATCCATCGGCGCGCCGCCCATGTCTGTGCCGCATCTGGACACCCGTATCATTGATGGGGAAAAAGCCTTGCTGTTCGGGCCATTCGCGGGTTTCACCACCAAATTCCTTAAGCAGGGGTCGTTCCTGGATCTGTTTGCCTCCATCCGCCCCAACAACTTGTGGCCAATGCTCAAGGTCGGTTTGGGCAGTTTCGACCTGATCCGCTACCTGGTTACCGAAGTGATGCAAAATCATGCCGACCGCATGAATGCCCTGCGCGAGTATTTCCCCAATGCCAGGGATGAGGATTGGACGCTGGCAACGGCGGGCCAACGGGTGCAAATCATCAAGAAAGACCCGCAAAAGGGCGGTAAGCTGGAATTTGGTACCGAAGTGATCAGCGCTGCCGATGGCTCATTGGCGGCACTGCTGGGGGCGTCACCCGGTGCTTCCGTCACCGTAACTGCCATGTTGCAAGTGCTGGAAAAGTGCTTCCCTCAGCAAATGGCTACACCTGAGTGGAAGGCTCGGCTCAAGGACATGATCCCCTCCTACGGCGAGTCACTGGTGGATAATGTGAGTCTGCTCAAACAGATACGTCATGACACATTGTCGACATTAGGTCTGCTGGAAGCGGAAAAAGCCCCCCGAACACCTGTGCAGGCTATGGCTTAA
- the aceA gene encoding isocitrate lyase, producing MTREAQIAALKKDWAENPRWANVKRGYTAEDVVRLRGSLQPEYTLAKRGAEKLWEKINGGAKKGYVNAFGAITAGQAMQQAKAGLEAVYLSGWQVAADGNTSETMYPDQSLYAYNSVPTMVRRINNTFQRADEIQWSKGVNPGDENFIDYFLPIVADAEAGFGGVLNAFELMKNMISAGAAGVHFEDQLAAVKKCGHMGGKVLVPTNEAVEKLIAARFAADVMGVPTIVLARTDAEAANLLTSDHDANDKTFLTGERTAEGFYRVKNGLEQAISRGIAYAPYADLVWCETGTPDIGFAREFAQAVQAACPGQILSYNCSPSFNWKKNLSDSQIASFQEELSALGYKYQFITLAGIHVNWYNTFQFAHAYARGEGMKHYVNMVQEPEFAAREQGYTFVSHQQEVGAGYFDDVTTVIQGGASSVTALTGSTEEEQFH from the coding sequence ATGACTCGTGAAGCGCAAATTGCAGCACTGAAAAAAGACTGGGCAGAAAACCCACGTTGGGCAAACGTCAAGCGCGGTTACACTGCGGAAGACGTAGTGCGTCTGCGCGGTTCCCTCCAGCCTGAATACACGCTGGCCAAGCGTGGCGCAGAAAAGCTGTGGGAAAAAATCAACGGCGGCGCGAAAAAGGGTTATGTAAACGCATTCGGCGCAATCACTGCTGGCCAAGCCATGCAGCAGGCCAAGGCTGGTCTGGAAGCTGTTTACCTGTCCGGCTGGCAGGTTGCTGCTGACGGCAACACGTCCGAAACCATGTACCCTGACCAATCCCTGTATGCGTACAACTCCGTACCTACCATGGTTCGTCGCATCAACAACACGTTCCAGCGTGCTGATGAAATCCAGTGGTCTAAGGGCGTCAACCCTGGCGACGAAAACTTCATCGACTACTTCCTGCCTATCGTGGCTGACGCGGAAGCCGGTTTCGGCGGCGTGCTGAACGCATTCGAACTGATGAAGAACATGATCTCTGCCGGTGCAGCAGGCGTTCACTTTGAAGACCAGCTGGCTGCGGTCAAGAAGTGCGGCCACATGGGCGGTAAAGTGCTGGTTCCAACCAACGAAGCAGTTGAAAAGCTGATCGCTGCACGTTTCGCGGCTGACGTGATGGGTGTTCCTACCATCGTTCTGGCACGTACTGACGCTGAAGCGGCCAACCTGCTGACCTCCGACCACGACGCCAACGACAAGACTTTCCTGACCGGCGAGCGTACTGCTGAAGGCTTCTACCGCGTCAAGAACGGTCTGGAACAGGCTATCAGCCGTGGTATCGCTTACGCACCATACGCTGACCTGGTCTGGTGTGAAACCGGTACGCCTGACATCGGCTTCGCGCGTGAATTCGCCCAAGCGGTACAGGCTGCGTGCCCTGGCCAGATCCTGTCTTACAACTGCTCGCCTTCCTTCAACTGGAAGAAGAACCTGTCTGATTCCCAGATTGCTTCCTTCCAGGAAGAGCTGTCCGCGCTGGGCTACAAGTACCAGTTCATCACCCTGGCTGGTATCCACGTCAACTGGTACAACACCTTCCAGTTCGCGCACGCTTACGCTCGCGGTGAAGGCATGAAGCACTACGTCAACATGGTTCAGGAACCTGAATTCGCTGCCCGTGAGCAAGGTTACACCTTCGTATCTCACCAGCAGGAAGTGGGTGCTGGCTACTTCGACGACGTTACCACTGTCATCCAGGGTGGTGCTTCTTCCGTAACTGCACTGACTGGTTCTACCGAAGAAGAGCAGTTCCACTAA
- the rraA gene encoding ribonuclease E activity regulator RraA, with protein MQDFKTADLLDANEDKPLQIVQPGFSNYGGRNKFSGEIVTIKIYEDNSLVRELVAEDGKGKVLVVDGGGSTRCALLGDMLAEKAVKNGWNGILVYGLIRDSVDIGQMDLGVKSLGTLPLKSVKRGVGLRNEVVRFHDVTFTPGHYLYSDEDGIIVSPVPLLGE; from the coding sequence ATGCAAGATTTCAAAACAGCTGACCTGCTGGACGCCAACGAAGACAAACCCCTGCAAATTGTGCAGCCGGGTTTCAGCAACTACGGTGGCCGCAACAAGTTTTCCGGCGAAATCGTTACCATCAAGATTTATGAAGACAACTCACTGGTGCGTGAGCTGGTTGCCGAAGATGGCAAGGGCAAGGTGCTGGTCGTTGATGGTGGTGGTTCCACCCGTTGCGCGCTGCTGGGCGACATGTTGGCGGAAAAAGCAGTCAAGAACGGTTGGAATGGCATTCTGGTCTACGGCCTGATCCGCGATTCCGTTGACATCGGCCAGATGGATCTTGGCGTGAAATCACTGGGCACGTTGCCGCTGAAGAGCGTCAAGCGTGGCGTGGGTCTGCGTAATGAAGTGGTGCGTTTCCATGACGTGACGTTCACGCCGGGGCATTACCTGTATTCCGATGAGGACGGGATTATCGTGTCTCCCGTCCCCTTGCTCGGTGAATAA
- a CDS encoding TRAP transporter large permease, which yields MIPVEYMPPLMFAGLVLFLLVGFPVAFSLMAVGLFFGVISIEMGFFTEAFLQAIPQRIFGNVIGNELLLAIPFFTFMGAVLERSRLAEDMLDSMGQLFGRVRGGLGYSVILVSFVLGAITGTVAAQVIAMAMIAMPVMIRYGYNMRYTTGVLAASGTIAQIVPPSLVLIILADQLKTPTASADVGNMYLGAWIPAAMQISLFMLYTFFLTRIKPDWLPGIPEDQITLKGAALWKKALRGIIPTAVLIFLVLGTIMLGIATPTESGAMGAMGAVLLSFLRRKQLGGTAEWWGLIQQAYKNTARITSMVVFILIGATTFSVVFQGVDGGFWVEHLFSDLPGGWMSFLLIVNLFIFFLAFFIDFFEIVFILVPLLAPVAQKILAPVLLASMNGNEQAAATGALIWFGITLSVNIQTSFMHPPFGFALFYLRGVAPKEVKSSDIYWGSIPWVILQMIMTLIVMFSPGLVTAFLDKGHAPMQQGQEINFTIENDAPVSGSGGSEIQFQLDGQAPTKPQEPTKPPSGEIQFQLDK from the coding sequence ATGATTCCAGTGGAATACATGCCACCCCTGATGTTTGCCGGACTGGTGCTATTTTTGCTCGTCGGCTTCCCGGTCGCGTTTTCGCTGATGGCGGTTGGGCTGTTTTTTGGCGTCATTTCGATTGAAATGGGCTTTTTCACCGAGGCATTCCTGCAAGCCATCCCACAGCGTATTTTTGGCAATGTCATTGGCAACGAGTTATTGCTGGCGATACCGTTTTTCACCTTCATGGGCGCAGTACTGGAACGCAGCCGACTGGCCGAGGACATGCTCGATTCGATGGGGCAATTGTTCGGGCGGGTGCGTGGCGGACTTGGCTATTCGGTCATTCTGGTGAGCTTTGTGCTGGGCGCGATTACCGGCACAGTGGCAGCACAGGTGATTGCGATGGCGATGATCGCCATGCCGGTGATGATCCGTTACGGCTACAACATGCGTTACACCACCGGGGTGTTGGCCGCTTCAGGCACCATTGCGCAGATTGTGCCGCCGTCGCTGGTGCTGATCATTCTTGCCGATCAGTTGAAAACGCCGACCGCTAGCGCCGATGTGGGCAACATGTATCTGGGCGCATGGATTCCGGCGGCGATGCAGATCAGCCTGTTCATGCTGTACACGTTTTTCCTTACCCGTATCAAGCCGGACTGGCTGCCCGGCATCCCCGAAGACCAGATTACGCTGAAAGGGGCGGCACTATGGAAAAAGGCATTGCGCGGCATCATCCCTACCGCCGTACTGATTTTCCTGGTGCTGGGAACCATCATGCTAGGCATTGCTACCCCGACCGAATCCGGCGCAATGGGAGCAATGGGCGCAGTGCTGCTATCCTTCCTGCGCCGCAAGCAACTGGGCGGCACGGCGGAATGGTGGGGCCTGATCCAGCAGGCTTACAAAAATACTGCCCGCATCACGTCGATGGTGGTGTTCATCCTGATCGGCGCGACCACATTTTCGGTAGTGTTTCAGGGTGTGGATGGCGGTTTCTGGGTGGAACACCTGTTTTCCGATTTGCCCGGCGGCTGGATGAGCTTCCTGCTGATCGTTAACCTGTTCATTTTCTTCCTGGCGTTTTTCATCGACTTTTTTGAGATCGTGTTCATTCTGGTGCCACTGCTGGCTCCTGTTGCCCAGAAAATCCTGGCACCGGTTCTGCTGGCAAGCATGAATGGGAATGAGCAGGCCGCAGCCACAGGGGCATTGATCTGGTTCGGCATTACCTTGAGCGTGAATATCCAGACTTCCTTCATGCACCCGCCGTTCGGGTTTGCACTGTTCTATCTGCGCGGGGTTGCGCCCAAGGAAGTGAAAAGCAGCGACATTTACTGGGGTTCGATCCCGTGGGTGATCCTGCAAATGATCATGACCCTGATTGTGATGTTCTCGCCGGGATTGGTGACGGCATTTCTGGACAAGGGTCATGCACCGATGCAGCAAGGGCAGGAAATCAATTTCACGATTGAGAATGATGCACCGGTTTCAGGTTCCGGCGGCAGCGAAATCCAGTTCCAACTGGATGGGCAAGCCCCCACCAAACCGCAGGAGCCTACCAAACCACCGAGTGGCGAAATCCAGTTTCAACTGGACAAGTGA
- a CDS encoding TRAP transporter small permease subunit has protein sequence MLLTLSHAIDTLNGWFGRIANVLILLACVVSAGNALLRYGFSLSDNWPLELQWYLFGAAVMLGASYTLRQNGHVRVDLIYGHVSDRARLWIDIFGLVFFLLPACTLFAWLSWKTLFLPSWDILEHSSNAGGLPRYPIKFILPLGFFMLMLQGVSELIKRFAALHGDVQLDTHYERPEQ, from the coding sequence ATGCTACTAACCCTCTCCCACGCCATTGACACCCTCAATGGCTGGTTCGGGCGCATTGCCAACGTGCTGATCCTATTGGCCTGCGTGGTCAGTGCAGGCAATGCTTTGTTGCGCTACGGTTTTTCCCTCAGCGATAACTGGCCGTTGGAACTGCAATGGTATTTGTTTGGCGCTGCCGTGATGCTGGGCGCTTCCTACACCCTGCGGCAAAACGGGCATGTGCGGGTCGACCTGATTTACGGGCATGTATCCGACCGCGCCCGCTTGTGGATCGACATTTTCGGGCTGGTGTTTTTCCTGCTGCCTGCCTGCACCCTGTTTGCGTGGCTATCGTGGAAGACCCTGTTCCTGCCGTCATGGGACATCCTCGAACATTCCAGTAATGCGGGCGGCCTGCCCCGTTACCCGATCAAGTTTATACTGCCGCTGGGCTTTTTCATGCTGATGTTGCAAGGCGTGTCAGAGCTGATCAAACGTTTTGCCGCCCTGCATGGTGATGTGCAGCTAGATACCCATTACGAGAGGCCGGAGCAATGA
- a CDS encoding efflux RND transporter periplasmic adaptor subunit: MIKTLLVLLISLPALVQAADLLPIPPEQRAAMGIESAPVSSGAEGLGMEATARVILPPDSVRVLGAPADGLVTSLRHQSGEAIKAGDPLVSLSSPDLVEARRQYVQANLKYKLAAGNAARDQKLADQGLIAKNTWLITQNEVALAKADVEATAATIRLLGAKPDDENTEITLTSPIDGWVVETMVEPGQRVEAPEALVKIGNLLKLGLEIPLSPEKAHQLSPGQQVEVADTGLKGEITILKAALDASQNMLVRADLNQPDTILHPGQSVKVKILGQAQQQGSTQHVPASSLAWVGDSAHVFVETAEGFIPTPIKVLKQSGEDASVSGLDPGSKVAVKGVAALKAKWQEGGE, from the coding sequence ATGATCAAAACACTGCTTGTACTTTTAATCTCCCTGCCCGCCCTCGTCCAGGCCGCCGACCTGCTGCCCATACCACCCGAGCAACGCGCCGCCATGGGAATCGAATCCGCCCCGGTATCCTCCGGCGCTGAAGGCTTGGGTATGGAAGCCACCGCCAGGGTCATCCTGCCGCCGGATAGTGTCCGGGTGCTGGGCGCGCCCGCCGACGGACTGGTCACCAGCCTGCGCCACCAATCCGGTGAAGCCATTAAGGCTGGCGATCCACTGGTCAGCCTGTCCTCCCCCGATCTGGTGGAAGCGCGGCGGCAATACGTGCAAGCCAACCTGAAATACAAACTGGCGGCGGGTAATGCCGCCCGTGACCAGAAACTGGCAGACCAGGGGCTGATCGCAAAAAATACCTGGCTAATAACCCAGAATGAAGTCGCGCTGGCCAAAGCCGACGTGGAGGCAACGGCAGCCACTATCCGCTTGCTGGGTGCAAAACCCGACGATGAAAACACCGAAATCACCCTGACCTCCCCCATCGACGGCTGGGTGGTGGAAACCATGGTCGAACCCGGCCAACGGGTCGAAGCCCCCGAAGCACTGGTCAAGATCGGCAACCTGCTCAAACTGGGGCTGGAAATTCCCCTTTCGCCCGAAAAGGCCCACCAACTCAGCCCCGGCCAGCAGGTTGAAGTTGCTGACACCGGCCTCAAGGGCGAAATCACCATCCTCAAAGCGGCGCTGGATGCTTCCCAGAACATGCTGGTACGCGCCGACCTCAACCAGCCGGACACCATCCTGCACCCCGGCCAGTCAGTGAAAGTGAAAATTCTCGGTCAAGCTCAGCAGCAGGGTTCCACCCAGCACGTTCCCGCCAGCAGCCTTGCCTGGGTTGGGGACAGTGCGCATGTATTTGTGGAAACCGCAGAAGGCTTCATCCCCACCCCGATCAAGGTACTCAAGCAGAGCGGCGAAGATGCCAGCGTTTCCGGCCTTGACCCCGGCAGCAAGGTCGCCGTCAAGGGCGTGGCCGCGCTCAAGGCCAAATGGCAGGAAGGCGGGGAGTAA
- a CDS encoding helix-turn-helix transcriptional regulator: MFHSKELFIIALLLIVAVLHTYGFALDIQKADRNILHMSVDAMVVLISFVGVGYLLWENQRKRREIDTLSQQLNHSHTRISDLHQKLQQAGKGYLELIHQQLDEWELSPTEKEIALLLLKGLSFEEIASIRNTKEKTVRQQAIAVYRKSGLNGRHEFAGWFFEDFLG, from the coding sequence ATGTTTCACAGCAAAGAACTCTTCATCATCGCCCTACTGCTCATCGTAGCCGTCCTACATACTTACGGTTTTGCGCTCGACATACAGAAAGCCGACCGCAACATCTTGCACATGAGTGTTGATGCCATGGTGGTACTGATTTCCTTCGTTGGCGTCGGTTACCTGTTATGGGAAAACCAGCGCAAACGCCGGGAAATCGATACCCTAAGCCAACAGCTCAACCATTCGCACACCCGCATTTCCGACCTGCACCAGAAACTGCAACAGGCAGGCAAAGGTTATCTGGAACTTATTCACCAACAACTGGACGAATGGGAACTCAGCCCCACCGAAAAGGAAATCGCCCTGTTATTGCTCAAGGGTCTAAGCTTTGAGGAAATCGCCAGTATCCGTAACACCAAGGAAAAGACGGTGCGCCAGCAGGCCATTGCCGTTTACCGCAAATCCGGCCTCAACGGACGGCATGAGTTCGCGGGATGGTTTTTTGAGGACTTTCTCGGCTGA
- a CDS encoding helix-turn-helix transcriptional regulator yields MSMFRSKESLFVILLVCITFLNGIDFYHDMQEDDHNQLHLVLEALIILVSLSGISYLIREVRQRRREIDTLAKQLKTTRADLSATRETLDETRASLSELDNKRLQASRQYGEVIQEQLGAWDFTPSEKEVALLLLKGLSFEEIANVRDTKEKTVRQQATAIYRKSGLNGRHEFAAWFFEDFLQ; encoded by the coding sequence ATGAGCATGTTTCGCAGCAAGGAATCCCTATTCGTTATCCTGTTGGTATGCATCACCTTCCTGAACGGCATCGACTTCTACCATGACATGCAGGAAGACGACCACAACCAGTTGCATCTGGTGCTTGAAGCACTGATTATCCTGGTGTCACTCTCCGGCATCAGTTACCTGATCAGGGAAGTCCGCCAGCGCCGCCGCGAAATTGATACCTTGGCAAAGCAACTGAAAACCACCCGCGCCGACCTCTCCGCCACCCGTGAGACGCTGGATGAAACCCGTGCCAGCCTGTCCGAACTCGACAACAAACGGTTACAGGCCAGCCGCCAATACGGCGAAGTCATCCAGGAACAACTGGGTGCCTGGGATTTCACCCCCAGTGAAAAGGAAGTGGCGTTGCTGTTGCTGAAAGGCTTGAGTTTCGAGGAAATCGCCAACGTGCGCGATACCAAGGAAAAAACCGTCCGTCAACAAGCCACCGCCATCTACCGCAAATCCGGCCTCAACGGGCGACATGAGTTCGCCGCCTGGTTCTTCGAAGATTTCCTGCAATAA
- a CDS encoding hydrogenase small subunit: protein MESAGVAAYVSRKKVTRRAFLKYCALMAAVLALPPSAIPAMVEKLQQGLRPAVIWLSFQECTGCTESLTRSYAPSIEALMFDYLSLDYHHTLQAAAGEAAEAARLETMRKFAGQYLLIVDGSIPAADNGVYSTMAGRTNLDVLRECAAEAAVIIAVGSCAAFGGLAAAAPNPTGAKSVEALMAEGRISRKPLVNLPGCPPLPLAISGVLAHFLTFGRLPDLDDLKRPLSIYGNTVHDRCSRYRYYQDEKFAEHFGDEGHRKGWCLYKLGCKGPVTHNACFIHKWNQGTSSPVEAGHPCLGCSEPGFWDKGGFYRSLDAEAISYSPVAESPDEAIEAGRQLYEDNCIYCHSADPTGFKTVPDKVPEVLRAGTVRAHRSFQFSDDQLDILGKYLNSQQ from the coding sequence ATGGAAAGTGCAGGCGTTGCAGCTTATGTTTCCCGAAAAAAAGTGACCCGGCGTGCATTCCTGAAATACTGTGCGCTGATGGCTGCGGTGCTGGCCTTGCCGCCCAGCGCCATTCCTGCCATGGTGGAAAAACTTCAGCAGGGGTTACGGCCTGCCGTCATCTGGCTTTCTTTTCAGGAATGTACCGGATGCACGGAATCCCTGACCCGCTCATACGCCCCCAGCATCGAAGCCCTGATGTTTGATTACCTTTCCCTGGATTACCACCACACCTTGCAGGCTGCGGCAGGGGAAGCAGCGGAAGCCGCCAGGTTGGAAACAATGCGGAAGTTTGCCGGTCAGTACCTGCTGATTGTCGATGGCTCAATACCTGCTGCCGATAATGGCGTTTACTCCACCATGGCGGGCAGAACCAATCTGGATGTCTTGCGGGAATGCGCTGCTGAAGCCGCAGTGATTATTGCTGTTGGCAGTTGCGCCGCGTTTGGCGGGCTGGCTGCCGCTGCCCCCAATCCCACCGGAGCCAAAAGTGTGGAAGCTCTGATGGCGGAGGGGCGGATTTCCAGGAAACCGTTGGTTAACCTACCGGGTTGCCCGCCGCTACCGCTGGCTATCAGCGGTGTGCTGGCGCATTTCCTCACCTTTGGGCGCTTGCCTGATCTGGATGATTTGAAGCGGCCACTCAGCATTTACGGCAATACCGTACATGACCGTTGTTCCCGTTACCGTTATTATCAGGACGAAAAGTTTGCGGAACATTTCGGCGATGAAGGCCACCGCAAAGGCTGGTGTCTGTACAAACTGGGCTGTAAGGGGCCGGTTACCCACAATGCCTGTTTCATCCACAAGTGGAACCAGGGAACCAGCTCCCCGGTTGAAGCGGGTCACCCCTGCCTGGGGTGTTCCGAGCCGGGTTTCTGGGACAAGGGCGGGTTTTACCGGAGTCTGGATGCTGAGGCCATCTCTTACTCACCAGTTGCCGAATCGCCTGATGAAGCCATTGAAGCTGGGCGGCAGCTTTATGAAGACAATTGCATCTATTGCCATTCGGCTGACCCGACCGGTTTTAAAACAGTGCCAGACAAGGTTCCCGAGGTATTGCGTGCCGGAACGGTGCGCGCCCACCGGAGCTTCCAATTTTCTGACGATCAGCTCGACATCCTGGGGAAATACCTGAATTCACAACAGTAG
- a CDS encoding c-type cytochrome has protein sequence MKHLLIPAAFVSLLLPAFAAANSATLGHPGRTLAANCFQCHGTDGSGLEHLAGKSRSSIANEMLEMQFKSPGKEIMNVHAMAYTDEEIALIADYFSKQ, from the coding sequence ATGAAACACCTGTTGATCCCGGCAGCATTCGTGTCACTGCTGCTACCCGCTTTTGCTGCGGCAAATTCCGCTACCCTTGGCCACCCCGGTCGCACGCTCGCTGCCAACTGCTTCCAATGCCACGGTACGGATGGTTCCGGCCTCGAACATCTGGCAGGCAAAAGCCGCTCCAGCATCGCCAACGAAATGCTGGAAATGCAGTTTAAATCCCCTGGCAAGGAGATCATGAATGTCCACGCCATGGCCTATACCGACGAAGAAATCGCGCTGATTGCCGATTACTTTTCCAAACAATAA
- a CDS encoding FAD-dependent oxidoreductase — protein sequence MMDRRKFLTQLGVGALGMALSGSSLAEDGRKPKSSKSGGKTTTTASAAMMPGNTGANGRVVVIGGGMAGTTVAKYLRLWGGTGVEVTLVEPNSTYYSNIFSNMVLTGERSLSQLSFQYNALASKYGVKWVAKSVAAIDPVSQAVMLDDGNSLLYDRLVIAPGIEFDSLPMSGTASAQAKVVHAWKAGAQTTSLKNQLAAMTSKDTFILTIPAKPYRCPPGPYERACVVADYLRGFP from the coding sequence ATGATGGATCGTAGAAAATTTCTGACTCAACTGGGTGTCGGCGCTTTGGGTATGGCTCTGTCAGGCTCATCGCTGGCTGAAGATGGCCGTAAACCGAAAAGTAGCAAATCAGGCGGCAAAACTACCACAACAGCCAGTGCTGCCATGATGCCGGGCAACACCGGTGCCAATGGCCGGGTTGTCGTTATTGGTGGTGGCATGGCGGGTACGACGGTTGCCAAATACCTGCGACTGTGGGGTGGAACCGGCGTTGAGGTAACGCTGGTTGAGCCCAATTCCACCTATTATTCCAATATCTTCAGCAACATGGTGCTGACCGGCGAACGTAGCCTCAGCCAGTTGTCTTTTCAGTACAACGCACTGGCCAGCAAATACGGCGTCAAATGGGTTGCCAAATCGGTGGCGGCCATTGACCCGGTGAGTCAGGCGGTCATGCTGGATGATGGCAATTCACTGCTGTATGACCGCTTGGTGATTGCGCCGGGTATCGAGTTCGACAGCTTGCCGATGTCCGGCACGGCTTCCGCGCAGGCAAAGGTGGTACATGCCTGGAAGGCCGGGGCGCAAACCACTTCCCTGAAAAACCAGCTTGCGGCCATGACCAGCAAGGATACCTTTATCCTGACGATTCCGGCCAAGCCTTACCGTTGCCCACCGGGGCCGTATGAGCGCGCCTGCGTGGTAGCCGATTACCTTAGGGGATTTCCCTGA
- a CDS encoding DUF6502 family protein produces MGNVFEVNHLKQIYVEVSEDLLKASGERPTTSRIAIATGLTRKEVAQLRQGADENDLMMPTGSYNRGSRVMTGWLQDTEFLGADGKPAVLPIQGETGSFAALVSRYSGDMPYRAMLREMERVGVVSADDDYVQLLGGGYIPHGDEDEKLGILGTDVSALITTIDHNLKVTDRQQLHFQRKVSYDNLPLEALPAFKAMVSQDGMDLLIKFNQWLVTQDRDSNPQVKGSGQMRAGVGIYYFEEPVSAQVGKGKTDED; encoded by the coding sequence TTGGGTAATGTCTTTGAGGTAAATCACCTAAAGCAGATTTATGTGGAAGTATCAGAAGACCTACTGAAAGCCAGCGGAGAACGCCCGACAACCTCGCGTATTGCCATTGCCACCGGCCTGACGCGCAAGGAAGTCGCCCAATTGCGGCAGGGAGCGGACGAAAATGACCTGATGATGCCTACCGGCAGTTACAACCGAGGGTCACGGGTTATGACTGGCTGGTTACAGGATACCGAATTCCTGGGGGCGGATGGCAAGCCTGCCGTTCTGCCCATACAAGGGGAAACAGGCAGTTTTGCCGCCCTGGTCAGCCGTTACAGCGGCGACATGCCTTACCGGGCGATGTTGCGTGAAATGGAACGGGTCGGGGTTGTTTCCGCCGACGATGATTACGTGCAACTACTGGGGGGTGGTTACATCCCACACGGTGATGAAGATGAAAAGCTGGGCATTTTGGGGACAGATGTTTCCGCCCTGATTACCACCATTGACCACAATCTGAAGGTAACAGACCGTCAGCAGCTGCATTTCCAGCGCAAGGTCAGCTACGACAACCTGCCGCTTGAAGCCTTGCCTGCCTTCAAGGCAATGGTCAGCCAAGATGGGATGGATTTGCTCATCAAGTTCAACCAGTGGCTGGTTACGCAAGACAGGGATAGCAATCCGCAGGTCAAGGGAAGTGGGCAGATGCGTGCAGGCGTGGGCATTTACTATTTTGAAGAGCCTGTCAGCGCACAGGTGGGTAAAGGAAAAACGGATGAAGATTAG